A genomic region of Burkholderia contaminans contains the following coding sequences:
- the istB gene encoding IS21-like element ISBmu3 family helper ATPase IstB, translated as MLMQQTLTQLKSLKLDGMARAFEEQTALTASTSLSFEERFGMVVERELAWRDTRRLERLLKSAKLKNPQACIEDIEYRQSRGIDKSVVAALAGCDWIRNAQNLILTGPTGAGKTWIACAFGQQACRQGFSVMYVRVARLFEELKIAHGDGSFTRRLAQLAKMDVLLLDDWGLQDLDQGARNDLLEVLDDRVGTRSTIITSQLPLEHWHAWLQDPTLADAILDRLVHQAHKLPLKGESMRKTNAKQSSAS; from the coding sequence ATGTTGATGCAGCAAACCTTAACCCAGCTCAAGTCCCTGAAGCTCGACGGCATGGCCCGCGCGTTCGAGGAACAAACGGCGTTGACCGCCAGCACCAGCCTGTCGTTCGAAGAGCGCTTCGGCATGGTCGTCGAGCGCGAGCTCGCCTGGCGCGATACCCGGCGGCTCGAACGGCTGCTGAAGTCTGCGAAACTCAAGAATCCCCAGGCCTGCATTGAGGACATCGAATACCGGCAGAGCCGCGGCATCGACAAGAGCGTCGTCGCCGCACTTGCCGGTTGCGACTGGATCCGTAACGCGCAGAACCTCATCCTGACGGGGCCGACCGGCGCAGGCAAGACGTGGATTGCGTGCGCGTTCGGTCAGCAGGCCTGCCGACAAGGCTTCTCCGTGATGTACGTCCGCGTTGCCCGGCTGTTCGAGGAATTGAAGATCGCTCACGGCGACGGCAGCTTCACGCGGCGGCTCGCGCAGCTCGCCAAGATGGACGTCCTGCTGCTCGACGACTGGGGGCTGCAGGATCTCGATCAGGGTGCCCGAAACGATCTGCTCGAAGTGCTCGACGATCGCGTTGGCACGCGCTCCACGATCATTACCAGCCAACTGCCATTGGAACACTGGCACGCTTGGCTTCAGGACCCGACGCTCGCCGACGCGATCCTCGACCGGCTCGTCCATCAGGCCCACAAGCTGCCGTTGAAGGGCGAGTCGATGCGAAAGACCAACGCCAAGCAGTCCTCCGCATCCTGA